GTTCGGCGGACGGGTACGCGCAGGCGGGCACGCAGGAGCGTGCTGGCCGCATCGGATCACCCCGTCCGAGCAGATGGCTGGTCAGTCGAGGCAGGTCTCCTGGCTCACGGCTTGCGCGGCGCGCATCCCTTCACCTTCCCGCCGGTTGGCAGTGGTCTAACGAAGGGCATAACCGTTCACAGTTGCGGGGGCAGCCAGGGCATCGACCCTGCTCCCTCTTAGCTCCCCGACCGCTGGCCGGGAAGAACCTCGAAAACAAGAAGGCTACGCAGGCCGCGACGGCCGGTCAATCGCGGTTGACCATCCGCAGGTGCCATGATGAGCTACGCCACCGCTCAAACCAAATGCCGCTCATGTTGCCAACCGCTGATCGCTCATCCACCTCACCGATACAGGTCGTCGCTGGATTGGGGTGTCGCCGTGGCTGTAGCCTGGACGAGCTACTCGACCTGCTTATCCACAGCCTGGCTCGGCATGGACTGACGGCGGACAACCTGGCGGGCCTGGCCAGCATCGCCCACAAGCGCGACGAAGCCGGCCTGCACGCCCTGGCTGAACACCTGGGACTTGAGCTGTCTTTCTTCTCGCCCGAGCAACTAAGCGCCTACCTGGCAAAGACAGGCGGCAACCCCCTCAGCCAAGCCACCACTGGCAGCCCAGCCGTAGCCGAGCCCTGCGCACTGGCGTTGGCAGCGCGCATGGGCATATCGCCCTGCCAGCTCGGCGAGAAAACCCGCAGCGCCAGCGCCACCTGTGCGCTGGCCACCTTCACCGATACGAGCATCTAGCTGTGGACTACTTCGAGAACGTGATCAAGACCTTGCTTGAGGGCGAAGGATATTGGGTGCGCCAATCCTTCAAGGTCAATCTCACCAAGGAAGAGAAAAGGGAAGTTGGCAAACACTCTATCCCTCGCCCCGAAATCGATCTACTGGCTTACAAGCCAAACGAAAACAGGTTGCTGGCCTTTGAAGCAAAGTCCTTTCTGGACTCGCCCGGCGTCAGGCTCTCATGCCTCAGCGAAAGCCATGATGTTCCTGAGGGCAAATACAAGTTATTTACCTGCGAGAATTACAGAAAGATCGTTTTTCAACGACTCAAGCAAGACCTGATTGACTGCGGAATGGGTAATGCCAGCACCGAGATCGTTTTAGGGCTTGCTGCCGGCAAGGTCTATCAGTCGAAGAACTCCGAAATCAAAGAACTGTTTTCCCGCAACGGCTGGCTGTTCTGGTCACCGGAGGACATCCGTAACAAAGTGATCGATCTCGCTAAGCGCGGCTACGAAAACGAGCCAGCCATCATCACTGCCAAAATTCTGATGCGCCAACCGTGAAAAGCCATGAACTCCTTGAGCACAATACATGACCGTCTACTTTATCGGCGCCGGCCCCGGCGACCCCGAGCTGATCACCGTCAAGGGCCAGCGGCTTATCCACAAATGCCCAGTCATCCTCTATGCAGGGTCGCTGGTTCCCGAAGCCGTGTTACAGGGCCACAGCGCCGAACAGGTGGTGAACACCGCCGAACTGAATCTGGGCGAGATCATCACACTACTGCATGAGGCCCATAAGCGCGGCCAGGACGTCGCCCGCGTGCACTCCGGCGACCCGTCGCTGTACGGCGCCATAGGCGAGCAGATTCGCGAACTGCGTGCGCTGGGTATTCCCTTCGAGATCATCCCCGGCGTCACCGCCACCGCCGCCTGTGCGGCGCTGCTGGAATCAGAGCTGACCCTGCCCGGCATCGCCCAGACCGTGATCCTCACCCGCTACGGCACCACCTCGCCCATGCCCCAGGGCGAGCAATTGCAGGATCTGGCCCAGCACCGCGCGACCCTGGCCATCCACCTGGGGGTGCGCCATCTGCCGGCCATAGTCGACGAACTGCTGCCGCACTATGGCGCCGACTGCCCCATCGCGGTTATCCACAGGGCGAGCTGGCCGGATCAGGACTGGGTGTTGGGCACACTCGCCGATATCGAGGAAAAGGTCGCCGCCAAGGACTTTCGCCGCACGGCGTTGATCCTGGTCGGGCGCGTGCTGGATCCAGGTGCCTTCGCGGAATCTGCACTGTATGACGCAGCGCATCGGCACCTCTACCGTCCCGGCACTGATTGAACCTTGGCGAGAAACCGCACAAAGCGCTGAAAACCTTTAATGGCAAGGCTTTCAGAACTTTATCAACAGGATAGGAAGCGACTTATCCAAGAACCCTGTGGATATTGGACAAGCCGGCGATCACTTTCTGTACAACTGGCTGTAAAGCCCTATTTGCAAGGGCTTCAGCCAACTGTCACGATGATATCCACAGCTTGATCCACGCCAACTGTGAGCAACTGCTCAGAGCTGTACTTCCACCCGCTTGATACCCAAGCCGCGCAGCTCGACCATCAACGCATCCAGACTGGTGAAGGTCTGCACCTGCTCGGCATCATCCACAAGAAAGAAACTGCGCCCGGCATCCTTGTTGAAGAACACGATCCATTCGCTGATATTGGCCGGGTTGACCATGACCTGGGTGTGGAACACCACGCCATCGGCCAACCGCTTGATTACGTCTTCGCGCTTCACTCGACAGTCACACTCTTGGCCAGGTTGCGCGGCTGGTCGACGTCGGTGCCCTTGAGCACCGCGACGTAGTACGACAGCAATTGCAGCGGCACGGTGTAGAGGATCGGCGCGAGCAAGTCGTGGATATGCGGCATGGCCACCACATGGGTGCCCTCGCCGTTGCTCATACCGGCCTGCTGGTCGGCGAAGACGATCAGCTCGCCGCCACGGGCCCGCACTTCCTGCAGGTTGGACTTGAGCTTTTCCAGCAGCTCGTTGTTCGGCGCCACGGTGACCACCGGCATATCGGCATCCACCAGGGCCAGCGGGCCGTGCTTGAGCTCACCGGCCGGGTAGGCCTCGGCGTGGATGTAGGAGATTTCCTTGAGCTTGAGCGCCCCTTCCATGGCCACCGGGTACTGCGCGCCACGGCCAAGGAACAGGCTGTGGTGCTTCTCGGCGAACAGCTCGGAAATCTTCTCCACGGTCTTGTCCATGGCCAGGGCTTCGCCCAGGCGGGTCGGCAGGCGGCGCAGCTCTTCCACCAGCTCGGCGCTCAGCGCCTTGTCCAGAGTGCCGTGCACCTGGCCGAGAGCCAGGGTCAGCAGCATCAGGCCGACCAGCTGGGTGGTGAAAGCCTTGGTGGAAGCCACGCCGATTTCCGGGCCGGCCTGGGTCAGCAGGCACAGGTCGGATTCGCGCACCAGCGAGCTGGTGCCAACATTGCAGATCACCAGGCTAGCCAGGTAGCCGCCCTGCCCAGGCGCCTTCTCCTTGGCGTTGCGCAGCGCGGCCAGGGTGTCGGCGGTTTCGCCGGACTGCGAGACACTGACGAACAGGGTATCCGGCTGCACCACCACCTTGCGGTAGCGGAATTCGCTGGCCACCTCGACCTGGCAGGGAATGCCGGCCAGCTCTTCCAGCCAGTAACGGGCGACCATACCGGCGTGGTAGCTGGTGCCGCAGGCGACGATCTGCACGTTCCTGACCTTGGCGAACAGCTCGGCGGCCTGCGGGCCGAAGGCCTGCACCAGCACATGATCGCTGCCCAGACGGCCTTCCAGGGTGCGCTGCACAACCTTGGGCTGCTCGTGGATTTCCTTGAGCATGAAGTGGCGGTATTCGCCCTTGTCGGCGGCCTCGGCACCTTCGTGGTACTGCACGGCTTCGCGCTGTACCAGCTGACCGGCGGCATCCCAGATCTGCACGCCGTCGCGACGGATCTCGGCGATATCGCCTTCTTCCAGGTACATGAAGCGATCGGTGACCTGGCGCAGGGCCAACTGGTCGGAAGCGAGGAAGTTCTCGCCCAAGCCCAGACCGATCACCAGCGGGCTGCCGCTGCGCGCGGCGAGCAGGCGATCCGGCTGCTTGGCACTGATCACCGCCAGGCCATAGGCGCCGTGTAGTTCCGGGATGGCGGCCTTGAGCGCGGCGGTGAGGTCGCCGAGCTGCTGCAGTTTGTGCTCGAGCAGGTGGACGATAGTTTCGGTGTCGGTATCGGAGGTGAAGACGTAACCCAGGCCCTTGAGGCGCTCGCGCAATTCCTCGTGGTTCTCGATGATGCCATTGTGCACCACGGCCAGCTCGTGCCCGGAGAAGTGTGGATGGGCATTGCGCTCGCTGGGCGCGCCATGGGTGGCCCAGCGGGTGTGGGCGATGCCCAGACGCCCGGCCAGCGGTTCGGCCTGCAGCGCAGCCTGCAGCTCGCTGACCTTGCCGACGCGGCGGCGGCGGTCGAGTATGCCCTGCTCGGTCAGCAGCGCCACGCCGGCGCTGTCATAGCCGCGGTATTCCAGGCGCTTGAGGCCTTCGACCAGAACCGGGGTGATATTGCGCTCTGCGATGGCGCCTACGATTCCGCACATGGTGCTCTCCTTTTAGTTTTCCAGCGGCGCGAGGATTAGCTGGATGCCGCGCGCGCGTATCTGTTCGGCCGCCTGGGTATCCAGGCGCTCGTCGGTGATCAGGGTATGGACGCTGCCCCAGGGCAGCTCCAGATTGGGGATACGGCGGCCGATCTTGTCGCTCTCGACCATGACGATGACTTCGCGGGCGACTTCGGCCATCACTCGCGACAGGCCGAGCAGTTCGTTGAAGGTGGTGGTGCCACGCTCCAGGTCGATGCCGTCGGCACCGATGAACAATTGGTCGAAGTCGTAAGAGCGCAGCACCTGCTCGGCCACCTGGCCCTGGAAGGACTCGGAATGCGGATCCCAGGTGCCACCGGTCATCAGCAGCACCGGCTCATGCTCGAGTTCGCGCAGGGCGTTGGCCACACCCAGCGAGTTGGTCATCACCACCAGGCCGGGCTTGTAGCCGAGCTGCGGAATCATGGCGGCCGTGGTGGTGCCGCTGTCGATGATGATGCGTGCATGCTCGCGGATGCGCGCCACGCCAGCGCGGGCGATGGCCTGCTTGTGCGGGGAGATGGGCTGGGTCGGCTCGCCGATCAGTTCCTGCGGTACTGGCACGGCGCCACCATAGCGACGCAACAGCAGACCGTTCTTTTCCAATGCGGCAAGATCCTTGCGGATGGTCACTTCGCTGGTGGCGAAGTGCTGCGCCAGGGCGTCCACGCTCACTTCGCCCTGCTCGGCGAGCAAGGCGAGAATGGTGTGGCGACGTTGCGGCGTGTTGCGCTTCGACATCTTTAAGTTTCGATCCGAAAGATAATGGAGCGAATCAAAACATAAAAGAGCTGCAAGCTGCAAGACGGATGGCGACCCTTAAGCTGCAAAAACGTGCGCGAAGCTCAATCCCGGGGCAAGCTTTTACTTGCCGCTTGTGGCTTGAAGCTTGTGGCTGCCTTTTCAGTTAAGCGTCAGTTTGACCCCGAAACCGACCAGGCACAGCCCCGCCAGCTTCTCAAGGCCACGCGCGATACGCGGATTGGCGCGCATGCGCTCGGCGAGAAAGTGCGTCAGCAGCACGATCAGCAGGCCGTAGAGGAAGGTCAGCGCCATGATGGTCATGGCCATGAAACCGAACGTAACCAGGCCCTGATGGCGCTCTGGGTCGATGAACAGCGGAAAGAAGGCCATGTAGAAGATGATGGCCTTGGGGTTGAAGACGGTGATCACCAGGGTTTGCCACAGGTATTGGCGCGGCTTGATCTCCAACGTCGGCGCCGCCCCCGGCTTGGCCAGCAGCATGCGCAGGCCCAGGTAGACCAGATAGGCCGCCCCCAGCCATTGCACCAGATGGAAAGCCGCAGGATAGGCCTTTAGCAGCGCGGCGACCCCGGCCACTGCCAGCCACAGCAGCACCTGGTCGCCGAAGATGATGCCGAAGGTGGAGGCCAGCCCACCGCGAATGCCGCCCTTGCCGGTGGACAGGATCAACGCCAGGTTACCCGGCCCTGGAATGGCCAGCAGGATGATGAAGGCCACCACGAAGGCGGCGTAATCCGTCACACCGAACATGAATTGAGCCTCAAGCTACAAGCTACAAGCTACAAGCTACTCAGAGCTTGGCCATACATACCTAACTACAATCACAGCCACCGCACCCGTGTCTTTCTTCTTGCAGCTTATGGCTTGCGGCTTGTAGCTGCTTTGGTCGGCCGCTTCCAGCCTTCGATATTGCGCTGCTTGGCGCGCCCCACCGCCAGCGTGTCCGCCGGCACGTCACTGGTGATCACCGAACCTGCGCCCGTGGTGACGCGGTCGCCGAGGTTGACCGGTGCCACCAGCGCGCTGTTGGAGCCGATGAATACGTCCTCGCCCATCACGGTGCGGAATTTGTTGGCACCGTCGTAGTTGCAGGTGATGGTGCCGGCACCGATGTTGGTACGGGCGCCGATCTCGGCATCGCCCAGGTAGCTCAGGTGGCCGGCCTTGGCGCCCTCGCCCATGACCGCGTTCTTCAGCTCGACGAAGTTACCCACATGGGCCTTGGCACCCAGCTTGGTGCCGGGGCGCAGACGAGCGAACGGGCCGCAGTCGGCGCCCTCGCCCATTTCGGCGCCATCCAGATGGCTGTTGGCCTTGACGATGGCGCCCTTGCGCAACACCGAGTCCTTGATCACGCAGTTCGGGCCGATCTGCACATCGTCCTCGATCACCACCTTGCCTTCGAGAATGACGTTGATGTCGATGGTCACGTCGCGGCCAACACTGACCTCACCACGCACGTCGAAACGATGCGGGTCACGCAAGGTGACGCCCTGGGCCATCAGGCGGCGGGCCATACGCTGCTGGTAATGGCATTCCAGTTGGGCAAGCTGGATGCGGTCATTGGCACCCAGCACTTCCATCTCGTCGACCGCACGTTCGGTGGCCACGATCAGGCCATCGGCTACCGCCATGGCGATGACGTCGGTCAGGTAGTACTCGCCCTGGGCATTGCTGTTGGACAGGCGGCCCAGCCAGTCGGCCAGACGCTTGCCCGGCACGGCGAGGATGCCGGTGTTGCCTTCACGGATCTGCCGCTGGGGCTCGCTGGCATCCTTGTGCTCGACGATGGCCTGCACCACACCCTCGGCGTCACGCACGATGCGACCGTAGCCGGTGGGGTCGGCCAGCTCGACGGTGAGCAGGCCTAGCTGATCGTCACTGACCAGAGCCAGCAGGCGCTCGAGGGTCGCGGTCTCGATCAGCGGCACGTCGCCGTAGAGGATCAGTACGCGCTCGGCACTCAGGTGCGGCAGCGCCTGGGCCACGGCATGGCCGGTACCCAGTTGCTCGGCCTGGATGACGAAATTCAGGTCATCAGCCGCCAACCGCTCACGCACCTTGTCAGCGCCATGACCGATCACCACCTGGATGCTCTGCGGCTGCAAGCTGCGTGCGGTATCGATGACATGACCGAGCATGGGCTTCTCGGCTACCGGGTGCAGAACCTTGGGCAGGGAGGAACGCATGCGGGTGCCTTGGCCGGCAGCGAGAATGACGATATCGAGCGACATGAACGAGGATTCCTTGGCGACCACCGGCACACGGGGTGCCAGCACGATCAAATGGCAGAAAAAGAAAAAGGGTAGCCAAGGCTACCCTTTCTCGAACCACGGTTGAAGCAGGCAGCCTTAGCCGCCGAACTTCTTGCGCAGTTGCTGGACGGTACGCAGCTGGGCTGCGACTTCGGCCAGGTGAGCGGCGGCGGAACTGTAGTTGAACTCAGAACCCTGCTCGCTCAGCGCTTTCTCGGCGGCCTTGAGGGCCTCCTGAGCAGCGGCTTCGTCGATGTCGGCGGCGCGTTGCACGGTGTCGGCGAGAACCTTGACCATGTTCGGCTGCACTTCGAGGAAACCACCGGAGATGTAGAACACCTCGGCTTCGCCACCCTGCTTGATCAGGCGGATCGGACCCGGTTTCAGGTCGGTGATCAGCGGCGCGTGGCCCGGAGCGATACCCAGATCACCCAGGTTGCCGTGCGCAATCACCATCTCCACCAGGCCGGAGAAGATCTCCGCTTCCGCGCTGACGATATCGCAATGGACTGTCATAGCCATACGCTTGCCTCAGGTTACAGGCTGTGGACAACCGCAGTTATCCACAAACCTGATGCGCCCGTTGCCAGGCGCATGGGTGATTACAGTTTCTTCGCTTTCTCGATGGCTTCGTCGATGCTGCCGACCATGTAGAACGCCTGCTCCGGCAGGTGGTCGTAGTCGCCCTTGAGGATGCCGCTGAAGCCAGCGATGGTGTCCTTGAGGGAAACGTACTTGCCTGGCGAGCCGGTGAAGACTTCGGCCACGAAGAACGGCTGGGACAGGAAGCGCTGGATCTTACGCGCACGGGATACTAGCTGCTTGTCCGCTTCGGACAGCTCGTCCATACCCAGAATGGCGATGATGTCCTTCAGTTCCTTGTAACGCTGCAGCACGTACTGAACGCCACGAGCGGTCTCGTAGTGTTCGTTGCCGATGACGTTCGGATCCAGCTGACGGCTGGTGGAGTCCAGCGGGTCAACGGCCGGGTAGATACCCAGGGAAGCGATGTCACGGCTCAGTACGACGGTGGCGTCCAAGTGGGCGAAGGTGGTCGCCGGGCTCGGGTCGGTCAGGTCGTCCGCGGGAACGTAGACGGCCTGGATCGAGGTGATCGAGCCTTTCTTGGTGGAGGTGATGCGCTCCTGCAGAACGCCCATCTCTTCGGCCAGGGTCGGCTGGTAACCTACTGCCGACGGCATACGGCCGAGCAGTGCGGATACTTCGGTACCGGCCAGGGTGTAACGGTAGATGTTGTCGACGAACAACAGTACGTCACGGCCTTCGTCACGGAACTTCTCGGCCATGGTCAGGCCGGTCAGGGCGACGCGCAGACGGTTGCCTGGTGGCTCGTTCATCTGACCGTAGACCAGGGCTACCTTGTCGAGAACGTTGGAATCCTTCATCTCGTGGTAGAAGTCGTTACCCTCACGAGTACGCTCACCCACACCGGCGAACACGGAATAACCGCTGTGCTCGATGGCGATGTTACGGATCAGTTCCATCATGTTCACGGTCTTGCCGACACCGGCACCACCGAACAGACCAACTTTACCGCCCTTGGCGAACGGGCAGACCAGGTCGATAACCTTGATGCCGGTTTCCAGCAGATCGTTGCCGCCGGCTTGCTCGGCATAGCTCGGTGCAGCGCGGTGGATTTCCCACTGCTCTTCTTCACCGATGGGGCCGGCTTCGTCGATCGGGTTGCCCAGCACGTCCATGATCCGGCCCAGGGTCGCTTTACCGACCGGTACCGAGATGGCCTTGTGGGTACGAGTGATGTCCAGACCGCGCTTGAGGCCTTCGGTCGAACCCATCGCAATGGTACGCACCACGCCGTCGCCCAGCTGCTGCTGAACTTCCAGAGTGGTTTCGGCGCCGACTACTTTCAGCGCCTCGTATACGGCTGGCACCTGATCACGCGGGAATTCCACGTCGATAACGGCGCCGATGATTTGAACGATACGTCCGCTACTCATCTTTGGTTCCTCAGAATATTTGAACCGTTCTTAAACCGCGGCAGCGCCGCCGACGATTTCCGAAATCTCTTGGGTGATCGCTGCCTGACGCGCCTTGTTGTAGATCAGCTGCAGGTCTTTGATGAGCTGGCCAGCGTTATCGGTGGCGTTCTTCATCGCGATCATCCGCGCAGCCTGCTCGGCCGCGTTGTTCTCGACCACTGCCTGGTACACCTGGGATTCGACGTAGCGAACCATCAGGCCATCGAGCAGTTCCTTGGCATCGGGCTCGTACAGATAGTCCCAGTGATGCTTGAGGTCTTGATCCGGATCGGCCACCAGGGGAACCAATTGCTCCACTGTAGGCTTCTGCGTCATGGTATTGATGAACTTGTTCGAGACCACGGACAGACGGTCGATACGCCCCTCGAGGTAAGCGTCGAGCATGACCTTGACACTACCGATCAGGTCGTTGATCGACGGCTCTTCACCGAGGTGGCTGATCGCAGCGACGACATTGCCACCAAAGTTGCGGAAGAATGCCGCACCTTTGGAGCCAATCACGCAGAGATCGATCTCCACGCCTTGCTCGCGATCTTTCGCCATGTCCTTGACCAGGGCCTTGAACAGGTTGGTGTTCAAGCCACCGCACAGACCACGGTCACTGCTCACCACCACATAACCAGCGCGCTTAACTTCGCGCTCGATCATGAAGGGATGACGGTATTCCGGGTTGGCGTTGGCCAGATGACCAATCACCTGGCGGATACGCTCCGCGTAGGGACGGCTAGCTGCCATGCGCTGTTGAGCCTTGCGCATCTTGCTGACCGCCACTTTTTCCATGGCGCTGGTGATCTTCTGCGTGCTTTTGATGCTCGCAATCTTGCTGCGAATCTCTTTTGCGCCTGCCATTTCACACCTATCGGGTTAGCAGGCGGGCGTCTCGCGACGCCCGCTGCGGCTTACCAGGTTTGGGTGGCTTTGAACTTCTCGATACCGGCTTTGATGGCGGCGTCGATTTCGTCGTTGAAGTCACCTTTCACGTTGATCTTGGCCATCAGATCGGCCAGCTCACGGTTGAAGTAGCCCAGCAGGGCTGCCTCGAAGGCGCCAACTTTGTTCACTTCCACGTCGGTCAGGAAGCCGCGCTCGGCAGCGTACAGGGACACGGACATGTCGGCGATCGACATGGGCGCGTACTGCTTCTGCTTCATCAGTTCGGTGACACGTTGACCGTGCTCGAGCTGCTTGCGGGTGGCTTCGTCCAGGTCAGAGGCGAACTGGGCGAAGGCCGCCAGTTCACGGTACTGAGCCAGAGCGGTACGGATACCACCGGAGAGCTTCTTGATGATCTTGGTCTGAGCGGCACCACCCACGCGGGATACCGAGATACCGGCGTTGACGGCCGGACGGATACCCGAGTTGAACATGGCTGATTCCAGGAAGATCTGACCGTCGGTAATGGAGATCACGTTGGTCGGAACGAACGCGGAAACGTCGCCAGCCTGGGTTTCGATGATCGGCAGAGCGGTCAGCGAACCGGTCTTGCCAGTCACGGCGCCATTGGTGAACTTCTCGACGTACTCCTCGGAAACGCGGGAAGCGCGCTCCAGCAGGCGGCTGTGGAGATAGAACACGTCGCCCGGGTAGGCTTCACGGCCTGGCGGACGGCGCAGCAGCAGGGAGATCTGGCGGTAAGCCACGGCCTGCTTGGACAGGTCGTCGTACACGATCAGGGCGTCTTCACCGCGGTCGCGGAAGTATTCACCCATGGTGCAACCGGCGTAGGGCGCCAGGAACTGCAGGGCGGCGGATTCGGAAGCGGAAGCGGCGACCACGATGGTGTTGGCCAGCGCACCGGTCTCTTCCAGCTTGCGCACGACGTTGGCGATGGTCGATTGCTTCTGACCGATAGCCACGTACACGCACTTAATGCCGCTGTTCTTCTGGTTGATGATGGCGTCGACGGCCAGAGCAGTCTTACCGATCTGACGGTCACCGATGATCAGCTCGCGCTGGCCACGGCCTACCGGGATCATGGCATCGACCGACTTGTAACCGGTCTGTACCGGCTGGTCGACCGACTTACGCCAGATCACGCCCGGCGCAACCTTTTCAACGGCGTCAGTGGCCTGCGCGTTGATCGGGCCTTTGCCGTCGATCGGGTTACCCAGTGCGTCGACCACGCGACCCAGCAGTTCCGGACCAACCGGAACTTCCAGGATGCGACCGGTGCACTTGGCGCTCATGCCTTCGGCCAGGCTGGTGTATGCACCCAGCACGACTGCACCCACGGAGTCTTGCTCCAGGTTCAGCGCCATACCGTAGACGCCGTCCGGGAACTCGATCATTTCGCCGTACATGACGTCGGCCAGACCGTAGATGCGCACGATGCCGTCGGAAACGGAGACGATGGTGCCTTCGTTGCGGGCTTGGGAGGCGACGTCGAGTTTCTCGATGCGCCCCTTGATGATTTCACTAATTTCGGAAGGATTGAGTTGCTGCATAGCTCTGCTGCCCCTTCAAACTCAAGATTTCAATGCTTCGGCCAGTTTCGCGAGCTTGCCGCGAACAGAGCCATCGATTACCAGGTCGCCGGCGCGGATCAGTACACCACCGATCAGGGTGGCATCTTCCGCGGCGTGCAGACGCACTTCTCGGCCGAGCCGTGCACTGAGAACCTTGGCGAGTTTGTCTTGCTGTTCATCGCTCAATGCGAAGGCACTGGTGACATCCACGTCGATCGACTTCTCCTGCTCGGCCTTGTACAGCTCGAACAGGGCGAAGATGTCCGGCAACAGGGCCAGACGATCGTTCTCGGCGATAACGCGGATGAAGTTCTGTGCCTGGGCGTCGAACTTGTCACCACACACCTCGTTGAAGGTGGTGGCCTTTTCTGTACTCGTCAGACGCGGGGCCTTGAGCACGCGCTGCATGGTGTCGTCGAGCGACACTGCCGCAGCCAGGCCGAGCATGGCTGACCAATTGGCCAGTTGCTGGTGGGCCTGGGCGTGCTCGAAGGCAGCCTTAGCGTAAGGTCGGGCCAGCGTGGTCAGTTCTGCCATGATCGCGCCCTCGCTTAAATTTCGGCTGCCAGTTTGTTAACCAGCTCCGCATGCGC
The genomic region above belongs to Pseudomonas sp. GOM7 and contains:
- a CDS encoding F0F1 ATP synthase subunit delta, yielding MAELTTLARPYAKAAFEHAQAHQQLANWSAMLGLAAAVSLDDTMQRVLKAPRLTSTEKATTFNEVCGDKFDAQAQNFIRVIAENDRLALLPDIFALFELYKAEQEKSIDVDVTSAFALSDEQQDKLAKVLSARLGREVRLHAAEDATLIGGVLIRAGDLVIDGSVRGKLAKLAEALKS
- the atpA gene encoding F0F1 ATP synthase subunit alpha produces the protein MQQLNPSEISEIIKGRIEKLDVASQARNEGTIVSVSDGIVRIYGLADVMYGEMIEFPDGVYGMALNLEQDSVGAVVLGAYTSLAEGMSAKCTGRILEVPVGPELLGRVVDALGNPIDGKGPINAQATDAVEKVAPGVIWRKSVDQPVQTGYKSVDAMIPVGRGQRELIIGDRQIGKTALAVDAIINQKNSGIKCVYVAIGQKQSTIANVVRKLEETGALANTIVVAASASESAALQFLAPYAGCTMGEYFRDRGEDALIVYDDLSKQAVAYRQISLLLRRPPGREAYPGDVFYLHSRLLERASRVSEEYVEKFTNGAVTGKTGSLTALPIIETQAGDVSAFVPTNVISITDGQIFLESAMFNSGIRPAVNAGISVSRVGGAAQTKIIKKLSGGIRTALAQYRELAAFAQFASDLDEATRKQLEHGQRVTELMKQKQYAPMSIADMSVSLYAAERGFLTDVEVNKVGAFEAALLGYFNRELADLMAKINVKGDFNDEIDAAIKAGIEKFKATQTW